One Cellulomonas soli DNA window includes the following coding sequences:
- a CDS encoding transglutaminase-like domain-containing protein, with product MRTRSPGQVVIDLACLLGALLLALLPLLEVHGGTTAVPALVGGVLLGAGVCVAGAWRGWSAPAVVAWLLGVYVLAGGALAAPSTTVGGVVPTFATVTALARGAASSWKQVLTLQPPVGDGGTLLVAAFLLALVGSAAAGSLALRVRRPAVAASAAGVPLLAGVAAALLGTREALVPPAVAGIVPAVLLLGWASWRVGGLRPRRVVALGTVTAVAVAVGVLAGPVVVGDTSRYVLRDEIVPPFDPRDYPSPLSAFRKYVRQDEDTVLFTVDGLPDGARVRLATMDEYDGVVWNVAGDGSAQDSGEFRRVGPTIETSSSGTRAHVEVEVAALSGVWLPTVGQSTSVLLDDSTATAGLRYNDATGAAVLTGGVDDGLTYSLDALVPEVPSDEAIGDAAKADVSQPALVGVPDVVATTAADVARDAGSPVQIARALADWLSQEGYYSDGSDHASLSGHGADRMLALLDGSAMIGDGEQYASAMALMARSLGLPARVVLGFVPPEGASDGPVDVTGADVQAWVEIGFAGYGWVPFDPTPPPEQTPQDDLEEQPTDPDPQVVQPPPPAPEAVTPPDEDTEQPQADEPDPDPSGTSAWRQVLRVAGVVGVPLLVLASPFLLVLALKARRRRRRRRTPDPVARVAGGWDEVLDAARDLHRPPGARATRRESARALASSFADAPPQQAAVVAASVGSLARAADAAVFAPGEPTPTQVGAYWTDVEVAVQAMRRAVPWRRRVRARVSTQSLRRRRRGEPSRRPDRSTRGAS from the coding sequence ATGAGGACGCGCTCACCGGGCCAGGTCGTGATCGACCTGGCGTGCCTGCTCGGCGCCCTGCTCCTGGCGCTGCTGCCGTTGCTCGAGGTGCACGGTGGCACGACCGCCGTGCCCGCCCTCGTCGGCGGTGTCCTGCTGGGCGCCGGGGTGTGCGTCGCCGGTGCGTGGCGCGGCTGGTCGGCGCCGGCGGTGGTGGCCTGGCTGCTCGGGGTGTACGTGCTCGCCGGCGGCGCGCTGGCCGCGCCCTCGACGACGGTCGGCGGGGTCGTGCCGACGTTCGCGACCGTGACGGCCCTGGCCCGGGGCGCCGCGTCGTCCTGGAAGCAGGTGCTGACGTTGCAGCCGCCGGTCGGTGACGGAGGCACGCTGCTCGTCGCGGCGTTCCTGCTCGCACTGGTGGGCAGTGCTGCCGCCGGCTCGCTCGCGTTGCGGGTCCGCCGGCCGGCCGTGGCTGCGTCCGCCGCGGGAGTGCCGCTGCTGGCAGGCGTGGCCGCTGCCCTGCTCGGCACGCGGGAGGCGCTCGTCCCCCCTGCCGTGGCCGGGATCGTGCCGGCTGTGCTGCTGCTCGGCTGGGCGTCCTGGCGCGTCGGCGGGCTGCGTCCTCGCCGCGTCGTGGCGCTCGGGACGGTGACCGCCGTGGCGGTCGCGGTCGGGGTGCTCGCCGGCCCAGTGGTGGTCGGCGACACCTCGCGCTACGTGCTGCGCGACGAGATCGTGCCGCCCTTCGACCCGCGCGACTACCCGAGCCCGCTGTCGGCGTTCCGCAAGTACGTCCGCCAGGACGAGGACACGGTCCTGTTCACCGTCGACGGCCTCCCGGACGGTGCTCGGGTCCGGCTGGCGACCATGGACGAGTACGACGGCGTCGTGTGGAACGTGGCCGGCGACGGGTCCGCGCAGGACTCGGGGGAGTTCCGCCGCGTGGGCCCGACGATCGAGACCTCGTCGAGCGGGACCCGTGCGCACGTCGAGGTCGAGGTCGCCGCTCTGTCCGGGGTGTGGCTGCCGACGGTCGGGCAGTCGACATCGGTCCTGCTGGACGACTCGACGGCGACAGCAGGGCTGCGGTACAACGACGCGACCGGTGCCGCGGTGCTCACGGGCGGGGTCGACGACGGCCTCACGTACTCCCTCGACGCCCTGGTGCCCGAGGTGCCCAGCGACGAGGCGATCGGTGACGCCGCGAAGGCCGACGTCTCCCAGCCCGCGCTCGTCGGCGTGCCGGACGTCGTGGCGACGACCGCCGCGGACGTCGCACGCGACGCCGGGAGCCCCGTGCAGATCGCCCGTGCGCTCGCGGACTGGCTCTCGCAGGAGGGCTACTACTCCGACGGCTCGGACCACGCGTCGTTGTCGGGCCACGGGGCCGACCGCATGCTCGCGCTGCTCGACGGCTCGGCGATGATCGGTGACGGTGAGCAGTACGCGTCGGCGATGGCTCTCATGGCCCGGTCCCTGGGACTTCCGGCACGGGTCGTGCTGGGCTTCGTCCCGCCGGAGGGCGCGAGCGACGGGCCGGTGGACGTGACCGGTGCGGACGTGCAGGCCTGGGTCGAGATCGGCTTCGCCGGGTACGGCTGGGTCCCGTTCGACCCCACGCCACCTCCCGAGCAGACGCCGCAGGACGATCTCGAGGAGCAGCCGACGGATCCCGACCCGCAGGTCGTGCAGCCGCCTCCGCCTGCGCCCGAGGCGGTGACGCCGCCCGACGAGGACACCGAGCAGCCGCAGGCGGACGAGCCGGACCCGGATCCTTCCGGGACGTCGGCGTGGCGGCAGGTGCTCCGGGTGGCCGGCGTGGTCGGTGTCCCGCTGCTCGTTCTCGCCTCTCCGTTCCTGCTGGTGCTGGCGCTCAAGGCCCGTCGTCGACGGCGTCGTCGGCGCACGCCGGACCCGGTCGCACGCGTGGCCGGCGGGTGGGACGAGGTGCTCGACGCCGCGCGTGACCTGCACCGGCCGCCCGGTGCCCGGGCGACGCGGCGTGAGTCGGCGCGTGCGCTCGCCTCGTCCTTCGCCGATGCGCCGCCGCAGCAGGCCGCCGTGGTGGCGGCCTCGGTCGGGTCGCTCGCGCGTGCTGCCGACGCTGCCGTGTTCGCGCCCGGCGAGCCGACGCCGACCCAGGTCGGCGCCTACTGGACGGACGTCGAGGTGGCGGTGCAGGCGATGCGCCGGGCCGTCCCGTGGCGTCGTCGGGTGCGCGCCCGGGTGTCCACCCAGTCGTTGCGTCGACGACGTCGGGGCGAACCGAGCCGACGTCCGGACCGATCCACACGAGGTGCCTCATGA
- a CDS encoding FHA domain-containing protein, with product MSVRRPTDHAVPASFGRRVAAVLVDLVLLLLASGLGAGVVAALGATGVVAVSVGRDGGPGAQVSPALVLSASVVVGLLVLVQWLLHGLRGWTVGRRLLGVRTLDVETRLPVGPWRVLVRAVVVVAGGLVLGVGSFVVLLSPLFDRTGRLRGWHDLAARAEVLDVRGAGEDLVPVRAWAVPPLPHATGVAGAPVGPGSFPPVAAGAPVTGPVAVVPGGDTRLVLAPLAPARQGPDLDTRAMPIVRPVTLAFGLHPELEVTRPSRERLPVPVPEVVGTASGATRVAAELELTDGRRVTVTRSALVGRNPAAEGDVQLIRVVDPSRSVSKTHLQIGVEPGGVWVADRGSTNGTVVTLPDGAQIVCGTDQQVRLRVGATVAFGDHGLRLLRAPGTAAAS from the coding sequence ATGAGTGTCCGACGGCCCACGGACCACGCCGTGCCCGCCTCGTTTGGACGGCGCGTCGCCGCGGTCCTGGTCGACCTGGTGCTGCTGCTGCTGGCGTCCGGTCTCGGTGCCGGGGTGGTCGCGGCGCTGGGCGCTACCGGCGTGGTCGCCGTGAGCGTCGGGCGGGACGGCGGGCCTGGTGCACAGGTGTCGCCCGCGCTCGTGCTCTCGGCGTCGGTCGTGGTGGGGCTGCTCGTGCTGGTGCAGTGGCTGCTGCACGGGCTGCGCGGGTGGACGGTGGGTCGACGGCTGCTGGGCGTGCGCACGCTGGACGTCGAGACCCGGCTGCCCGTGGGGCCGTGGCGGGTTCTCGTGCGAGCGGTCGTGGTCGTGGCCGGTGGCTTGGTGCTCGGGGTCGGTTCGTTCGTCGTCCTGCTCTCGCCGCTGTTCGACCGGACGGGTCGGCTTCGCGGCTGGCACGATCTCGCCGCCCGCGCCGAGGTGCTCGACGTGCGCGGGGCGGGGGAGGACCTGGTGCCGGTCCGGGCCTGGGCCGTGCCGCCGTTGCCGCACGCGACGGGCGTCGCCGGCGCGCCGGTCGGGCCGGGCTCGTTCCCACCGGTGGCCGCCGGTGCGCCGGTCACCGGTCCGGTCGCTGTCGTGCCGGGCGGTGACACGCGACTCGTGCTGGCTCCGTTGGCGCCTGCGCGCCAGGGTCCGGACCTGGACACGCGGGCTATGCCGATCGTGCGCCCGGTGACCCTCGCGTTCGGTCTGCACCCCGAGCTCGAGGTCACCCGGCCCTCGCGCGAGAGGTTGCCCGTCCCTGTGCCGGAGGTCGTGGGCACGGCCTCGGGGGCGACGCGGGTCGCCGCGGAGCTCGAGCTGACCGACGGCCGTCGGGTCACGGTCACCCGTTCGGCGCTCGTCGGGCGCAACCCGGCGGCCGAGGGTGACGTGCAGCTGATCCGGGTGGTCGACCCGAGCCGGTCGGTGTCCAAGACGCACCTGCAGATCGGCGTCGAGCCCGGGGGCGTCTGGGTGGCCGACCGCGGTTCCACGAACGGCACGGTGGTGACGCTGCCCGACGGCGCGCAGATCGTCTGCGGCACGGACCAGCAGGTCAGGCTGCGGGTGGGTGCCACGGTGGCGTTCGGCGACCACGGGCTGCGCCTGCTCCGGGCGCCGGGAACGGCGGCCGCGTCGTAG
- a CDS encoding outer membrane protein assembly factor BamB family protein: MTAKRLSSAQMQRVELDESQAATSVLPLGDGPAGYDPGARRPPAGRGPAGASERASRPGRTTLLVVIGSVVVAGLVLSAVLAVLHAREARRAEVIAAVPGLVRPLDTPPHELWRAPVASAADEAVLVSGDTLVAVDDTDGVWRLSGFDVTDGGRRWSLGLADVVTAPRTTGVASTAGVTVRCPSDGGDVGPLVVCTLTGPDPQVWFGRGQVVALDGLDGHEVGRWPVPGRLLGAARLADDVVVVRADDRGAVQVARHDARTGAVRWTRPTGDTLPAWSTSVSVQVRATTSFVLVTGSAAAALAAGDGTELVPTAQFSSIRLVAVRDHLGSWTTAEGGWWRDASGARLFALPALPAPAVTDDGSADDVIVVDTGAALQGVDARSGQERWTLEQRLDAVALVSGRLVVAGEDGYGVLNPVDGRVLWTTQVEGPLPWRPVSDGALVLAPGVAPGGGPGLVGLGLQDGVRYWSVPLPEGVVGVSGVAGHLLVRTAHEVLVLG, from the coding sequence GTGACGGCGAAGAGGCTGTCGTCTGCGCAGATGCAGCGCGTCGAGCTCGACGAGAGCCAGGCGGCCACCTCGGTCCTGCCCCTGGGGGACGGGCCTGCCGGGTACGACCCGGGGGCGCGACGTCCACCCGCAGGGCGCGGGCCCGCGGGCGCGAGCGAGCGCGCGAGCCGTCCCGGGCGCACGACCCTGCTCGTCGTGATCGGGTCCGTGGTCGTCGCGGGCCTCGTGCTCTCCGCGGTCCTCGCCGTGCTGCATGCCCGCGAGGCGCGGCGTGCCGAGGTGATCGCGGCGGTGCCCGGCCTGGTGCGACCGCTCGACACCCCGCCGCACGAGCTCTGGCGGGCCCCGGTCGCCTCCGCGGCGGACGAGGCCGTCCTGGTGTCCGGGGACACGCTGGTCGCCGTCGACGACACCGACGGCGTGTGGCGGCTGTCCGGGTTCGACGTGACCGACGGCGGGCGACGGTGGTCGCTCGGGCTCGCCGACGTGGTGACGGCGCCGCGGACCACGGGGGTCGCGAGCACCGCGGGCGTCACGGTCCGCTGCCCCTCCGACGGCGGTGACGTCGGGCCGCTCGTGGTGTGCACGCTCACCGGGCCGGACCCGCAGGTGTGGTTCGGCCGCGGCCAGGTCGTCGCCCTCGACGGCCTGGACGGCCACGAGGTGGGACGCTGGCCCGTCCCGGGTCGCTTGCTGGGTGCGGCCCGGCTCGCCGACGACGTGGTCGTGGTGCGCGCGGACGACCGTGGGGCCGTCCAGGTGGCCCGCCACGACGCCCGTACCGGCGCCGTCCGGTGGACGCGTCCCACGGGCGACACGCTCCCGGCCTGGTCGACCTCGGTGTCGGTCCAGGTCCGCGCGACGACGTCGTTCGTGCTCGTGACAGGGTCGGCCGCTGCGGCGCTGGCCGCGGGTGACGGCACCGAGCTGGTCCCGACGGCGCAGTTCTCCTCGATCAGGCTGGTGGCGGTGCGCGACCATCTCGGGTCGTGGACCACGGCGGAGGGCGGCTGGTGGCGCGACGCGTCCGGGGCCCGGCTGTTCGCGCTGCCCGCGCTGCCGGCACCGGCGGTCACGGACGACGGGTCGGCGGACGACGTGATCGTGGTCGACACCGGTGCGGCGCTGCAGGGCGTCGACGCACGGTCCGGCCAGGAGCGGTGGACCCTCGAGCAGCGGCTCGACGCCGTCGCGCTCGTGTCGGGTCGACTGGTCGTGGCGGGTGAGGACGGGTACGGCGTCCTGAACCCGGTCGACGGGCGCGTGCTGTGGACGACCCAGGTGGAGGGCCCGTTGCCGTGGCGTCCGGTGAGCGACGGTGCGCTGGTCCTCGCCCCCGGGGTGGCCCCGGGTGGTGGGCCCGGGTTGGTGGGGCTCGGCCTGCAGGACGGCGTCCGCTACTGGAGCGTGCCGCTGCCGGAAGGTGTGGTCGGCGTCAGCGGCGTCGCGGGTCATCTGCTGGTGCGCACGGCGCACGAGGTCCTGGTCCTGGGCTGA
- a CDS encoding outer membrane protein assembly factor BamB family protein encodes MRPVPVDETDEPDEVETAGVRPRSGPERLGAGVSRVRGWAATRPRRAAELALVALVLVAATVVAVPAGVTAWERHQVTRPAAFAGGVQTLAAPPAVRWMVSYDETVAPVLAGDVVVVAGWSTGRRALVGLDVVTGARRWTVPLDARPDEDAVLCTVVEEPRAVVCAVGAPREPAPGDLPAETEQDPAGLVGARTTVLVLDPATGAVRRAVGLDGMVLVLEPLGADVVLGRVEGGVVAVERLAVASGRRRWVSVVRSSASMSVPHGMRLEAHGERVLIVGVGAVRVLDARTGDPQTVDPGQGGADVVRLRPDGTLVRIRYELQADGIEVTSTLVRADGSASPGLRGVLVEPSVADGSSGLLFTASTLAADPYGGRVRAYDQQTGQEVWRAPVHSSAVDADVGGVVVLRGSGTFVGVDAGTGERLWWRPVGLGVVSVQSDGQRMLVVRRLPGEGTVVEAIGLRSGDLVWEASTPRRVDTVLRLGGLLYGSGDGLLVALR; translated from the coding sequence ATGCGCCCCGTCCCGGTCGACGAGACCGACGAGCCGGACGAGGTCGAGACCGCCGGCGTGCGTCCCCGCAGCGGGCCGGAGCGGCTGGGTGCGGGGGTGTCCCGTGTGCGCGGGTGGGCCGCGACCCGACCGCGCCGCGCCGCGGAGCTGGCACTGGTCGCACTCGTCCTGGTGGCGGCGACGGTCGTGGCGGTCCCGGCGGGGGTGACGGCGTGGGAGCGGCACCAGGTCACGCGCCCGGCGGCCTTCGCCGGCGGGGTGCAGACCCTCGCGGCGCCGCCCGCGGTGCGCTGGATGGTGTCCTACGACGAGACGGTCGCTCCGGTGCTCGCCGGTGACGTGGTCGTCGTGGCGGGCTGGTCGACGGGCAGGCGGGCGCTCGTGGGGCTGGACGTCGTGACGGGCGCGCGGCGGTGGACGGTGCCCCTGGATGCCCGACCGGACGAGGACGCCGTGCTGTGCACGGTCGTCGAGGAGCCCCGGGCGGTGGTCTGCGCGGTCGGCGCGCCCCGCGAACCTGCCCCGGGAGACCTGCCCGCGGAGACCGAGCAGGATCCCGCCGGACTGGTCGGCGCCCGCACGACGGTGCTCGTGCTCGACCCGGCCACAGGCGCGGTGCGTCGGGCGGTCGGGCTCGACGGCATGGTGCTCGTCCTGGAGCCGTTGGGTGCCGACGTGGTGCTCGGCCGCGTCGAGGGCGGTGTCGTGGCCGTCGAGCGGCTCGCGGTCGCGTCCGGTCGCCGCCGGTGGGTGTCGGTCGTGCGCAGCTCGGCATCGATGTCGGTCCCGCACGGCATGCGCCTGGAGGCGCACGGTGAGCGGGTGCTCATCGTCGGGGTGGGGGCGGTCCGGGTGCTCGACGCGCGCACCGGTGACCCGCAGACGGTCGATCCCGGGCAGGGCGGGGCGGACGTGGTCCGGCTCCGTCCTGACGGGACCCTGGTGCGGATCCGGTACGAGCTGCAGGCCGACGGCATCGAGGTGACCAGCACGCTCGTCCGTGCGGACGGCTCGGCGAGCCCGGGGCTGCGCGGGGTGCTCGTCGAGCCCTCGGTCGCGGACGGGAGCTCGGGTCTGCTGTTCACGGCGTCGACGCTCGCGGCCGACCCGTACGGCGGGCGGGTGCGGGCCTACGACCAGCAGACCGGTCAGGAGGTGTGGCGCGCGCCGGTGCACTCCTCTGCGGTCGACGCGGACGTCGGCGGTGTGGTCGTGCTGCGCGGGTCCGGAACGTTCGTCGGGGTCGACGCCGGCACGGGCGAGCGGCTGTGGTGGCGGCCCGTGGGGCTGGGGGTCGTCTCGGTCCAGTCCGACGGGCAGCGGATGCTCGTCGTGCGGCGGCTGCCGGGGGAGGGGACGGTCGTCGAGGCGATCGGCCTGCGTTCCGGCGACCTGGTCTGGGAGGCGTCGACGCCGCGCAGGGTCGACACCGTGCTGCGGCTCGGCGGTCTGCTCTACGGATCGGGTGACGGTCTGCTCGTGGCGTTGCGCTAG
- the leuA gene encoding 2-isopropylmalate synthase, translated as MTYDERNPQQPSGMPVHKYRPFHQQLTVDLPDRTWPDKHVEKAPRWCAVDLRDGNQALIEPMNPARKLEMFELLVQMGYKEIEVGFPAASQTDFDFVRMLIEEDRIPDDVVIQVLTQAREHLIERTYEAIAGAKQAIVHLYNSTSVLQREVVFRSDEDGIVDIAVSGARFCKKFEELVPDTEVFYEYSPESYTGTELEFAVRICNAVLEVLEPTPERKVIINLPATVEMATPNVYADSIEWMGRHLRYRENVVISLHPHNDRGTGVAAAELGYLAGADRIEGCLFGNGERTGNVCLVTLGMNLFSQGIDPQIDFSDLDHVRRTVERCNQLPVGERHPYGGDLVFTAFSGSHQDAIKKGLDALESTAAAQGKTVDDVVWAVPYLPIDPKDVGRSYEAIIRVNSQSGKGGVAYLLKSERDLDLPRRLQIEFSQVVQRHTDQHGTEVTADDLWRIFNDEYLPVEPGGPLAPWGRFALRGTRATSVEDGPDTLSVDIVDHGTLRTLEGAGNGPVAAFVDAMRSLGVDVAVLDYAEHALSAGGDATAAAYVECAVGDQILWGVGIDPSITTASLKAIISAVNRYER; from the coding sequence ATGACGTACGACGAGCGCAACCCCCAGCAGCCCTCGGGGATGCCCGTGCACAAGTACCGCCCGTTCCACCAGCAGCTCACCGTCGACCTGCCGGACCGGACGTGGCCGGACAAGCACGTGGAGAAGGCGCCCCGCTGGTGCGCGGTCGACCTGCGCGACGGCAACCAGGCGCTGATCGAGCCGATGAACCCCGCCCGCAAGCTCGAGATGTTCGAGCTGCTGGTGCAGATGGGCTACAAGGAGATCGAGGTCGGTTTCCCGGCGGCCTCGCAGACCGACTTCGACTTCGTGCGGATGCTGATCGAGGAGGACCGCATCCCCGACGACGTCGTCATCCAGGTCCTCACGCAGGCCCGTGAGCATCTGATCGAGCGCACGTACGAGGCGATCGCGGGCGCCAAGCAGGCGATCGTGCACCTGTACAACTCGACGTCGGTGCTGCAGCGCGAGGTGGTCTTCCGCTCCGACGAGGACGGCATCGTCGACATCGCGGTGTCCGGCGCCCGGTTCTGCAAGAAGTTCGAGGAGCTCGTCCCCGACACCGAGGTCTTCTACGAGTACTCCCCGGAGTCGTACACGGGTACCGAGCTGGAGTTCGCGGTCCGCATCTGCAACGCGGTGCTCGAGGTGCTGGAGCCGACACCCGAGCGCAAGGTCATCATCAACCTGCCGGCCACGGTCGAGATGGCCACGCCGAACGTGTACGCCGACTCGATCGAGTGGATGGGCCGGCACCTGCGGTACCGCGAGAACGTGGTCATCTCGCTGCACCCGCACAACGACCGCGGCACGGGCGTGGCGGCCGCCGAGCTGGGCTACCTGGCCGGGGCCGACCGCATCGAGGGCTGCCTGTTCGGCAACGGCGAGCGCACCGGCAACGTGTGCCTGGTGACCTTGGGCATGAACCTGTTCAGCCAGGGCATCGACCCGCAGATCGACTTCTCCGACCTGGACCACGTGCGCCGCACGGTCGAGCGCTGCAACCAGCTGCCGGTCGGCGAGCGGCACCCGTACGGCGGCGACCTGGTCTTCACCGCGTTCTCGGGCTCGCACCAGGACGCGATCAAGAAGGGCCTGGACGCCCTCGAGTCGACCGCCGCCGCGCAGGGGAAGACCGTCGACGACGTGGTCTGGGCCGTCCCCTACCTGCCGATCGACCCCAAGGACGTGGGCCGCTCCTACGAGGCAATCATCCGCGTCAACTCGCAGTCCGGGAAGGGCGGTGTGGCGTATCTGCTGAAGTCCGAGCGCGACCTGGACCTGCCGCGTCGGCTGCAGATCGAGTTCTCGCAGGTCGTGCAGCGGCACACCGACCAGCACGGCACGGAGGTCACGGCCGACGACCTGTGGCGGATCTTCAACGACGAGTACCTTCCCGTCGAGCCGGGCGGGCCGCTCGCGCCGTGGGGCCGGTTCGCGCTGCGGGGCACCCGGGCGACGAGTGTCGAGGACGGCCCGGACACGCTCTCGGTCGACATCGTCGACCACGGCACGCTGCGCACGCTCGAGGGTGCGGGCAACGGTCCGGTGGCGGCGTTCGTCGATGCGATGAGGTCGCTCGGGGTCGACGTCGCCGTCCTCGACTACGCCGAGCACGCCCTGTCCGCCGGCGGCGACGCGACGGCGGCCGCGTACGTCGAGTGCGCGGTCGGCGACCAGATCCTGTGGGGTGTCGGCATCGACCCGTCGATCACGACGGCCTCCCTCAAGGCGATCATCTCCGCGGTCAACCGGTACGAGCGCTGA
- the recO gene encoding DNA repair protein RecO has product MSLYRDEALVLRTHKLGEADRIVTLLTRQHGKVRAVGKGVRRTSSRFGSRLEPFMHVDLQLSTGRNLDIVTQAETLGAYGRPVCEDYALYTAGTVMLETAERLVETEHEPALQQYWLLVGAVRALAGREHTPGLVLDSYLLRALAVAGWAPSFTDCARCGAVGPHHAFAIASGGAVCQACRPPGAAAPAPETFVLLAALLAGDWSVADASAERHRGEGNGLVAAYCQFHLERQLRSLPMVERV; this is encoded by the coding sequence ATGAGCCTCTACCGTGACGAGGCGCTCGTCCTGCGCACCCACAAGCTGGGCGAGGCCGACCGGATCGTCACGCTCCTGACCAGGCAGCACGGCAAGGTCCGTGCTGTCGGCAAGGGCGTGCGGCGCACGTCGTCCCGGTTCGGCTCCCGGCTCGAGCCGTTCATGCACGTCGACCTGCAGCTGAGCACGGGACGCAACCTCGACATCGTCACCCAGGCCGAGACCCTGGGTGCCTACGGGCGGCCGGTGTGCGAGGACTACGCGCTGTACACGGCCGGCACCGTGATGCTCGAGACGGCCGAACGGCTCGTGGAGACCGAGCACGAGCCCGCGTTGCAGCAGTACTGGCTCCTGGTCGGCGCCGTGCGGGCGCTCGCCGGGCGCGAGCACACGCCGGGCCTGGTGCTCGACTCGTACCTGCTGCGGGCGCTCGCGGTCGCGGGCTGGGCGCCGTCGTTCACCGACTGCGCGCGGTGCGGCGCGGTCGGGCCGCACCACGCGTTCGCGATCGCCTCGGGTGGTGCGGTGTGCCAGGCGTGCCGGCCGCCGGGTGCCGCGGCCCCCGCACCGGAGACGTTCGTGCTGCTCGCGGCGCTGCTCGCCGGTGACTGGTCGGTCGCCGACGCGAGCGCCGAGCGGCACCGCGGCGAGGGCAACGGCCTGGTCGCCGCCTACTGCCAGTTCCACCTCGAGCGCCAGCTGCGCTCGCTCCCGATGGTCGAGAGGGTCTAG
- a CDS encoding isoprenyl transferase, giving the protein MPVPPPPHPSGARPPAIPKQFVPRHVAVVMDGNGRWANARGLPRTEGHAAGEASLLDVVAGAIEIGVEYVSAYAFSTENWSRSPEEVRFLMGFNRDVLRRRRDVMNDWGVRVRWAGRRPRLWRSVIAELEEAERLTAGNSTCTLTMCVNYGGRAEIADAAKAIAMDVAAGRLKADRVNEKTVQRYLDEPDLPDVDLFLRSSGEQRTSNFMLWQAAYAELVFLDEPWPDVDRRHLWRAVETYARRDRRYGGAIDAPTPA; this is encoded by the coding sequence ATGCCGGTCCCACCCCCGCCCCACCCCAGCGGCGCGCGTCCGCCGGCGATCCCGAAGCAGTTCGTGCCGCGGCACGTGGCCGTCGTCATGGACGGCAACGGTCGCTGGGCCAACGCCCGGGGGCTGCCGCGCACCGAGGGGCACGCCGCGGGGGAGGCCTCCCTGCTGGACGTCGTGGCCGGCGCGATCGAGATCGGCGTGGAGTACGTGTCGGCGTACGCGTTCTCCACGGAGAACTGGTCGCGCTCGCCCGAGGAGGTGCGCTTCCTCATGGGGTTCAACCGGGACGTGCTGCGTCGTCGCCGTGACGTGATGAACGACTGGGGTGTGCGGGTCCGTTGGGCGGGCCGGCGCCCGCGGCTGTGGCGCTCGGTGATCGCCGAGCTCGAGGAGGCCGAGCGGCTGACCGCCGGGAACTCGACCTGCACGCTGACCATGTGCGTGAACTACGGCGGTCGCGCCGAGATCGCCGACGCCGCCAAGGCGATCGCGATGGACGTCGCGGCCGGCCGCCTCAAGGCGGACCGCGTGAACGAGAAGACCGTCCAGCGTTACCTCGACGAGCCGGACCTGCCGGACGTCGACCTGTTCCTGCGCTCCTCGGGCGAGCAACGCACGTCGAACTTCATGCTCTGGCAGGCGGCCTACGCCGAGCTGGTGTTCCTCGACGAGCCGTGGCCGGACGTGGACCGACGGCACCTGTGGCGGGCCGTGGAGACCTACGCCCGGCGGGATCGCCGCTACGGCGGCGCGATCGACGCACCGACCCCCGCCTGA
- a CDS encoding VOC family protein — translation MTVSVGMVTFDTRDARALATWWARQLDGQVHDQDDGWFVFVVPAAGGTPLGFQRVEDPTPGKNRGHVDVHAVDRDAEVARHEHEGFVWAVLEDPDGNQFCVLPAPQESRVEQPQVDEPEADGPAQVSP, via the coding sequence ATGACCGTCTCGGTGGGCATGGTGACCTTCGACACGCGTGACGCCCGGGCGCTCGCCACCTGGTGGGCGCGGCAGCTCGACGGCCAGGTGCACGACCAGGACGACGGCTGGTTCGTGTTCGTGGTACCCGCCGCGGGGGGCACGCCGCTGGGGTTCCAGCGTGTCGAGGACCCCACGCCGGGCAAGAACCGCGGGCATGTCGACGTGCACGCGGTCGACCGGGACGCTGAGGTCGCGCGGCACGAGCACGAGGGGTTCGTCTGGGCGGTCCTCGAGGACCCGGACGGCAACCAGTTCTGCGTGCTGCCCGCACCGCAGGAATCCCGGGTCGAACAGCCCCAGGTCGACGAGCCCGAGGCGGACGGGCCCGCGCAGGTCAGTCCCTGA
- a CDS encoding DedA family protein, with amino-acid sequence MTDVAEAYGLGGLPIAGVLAALFLIVLARSHGTYWLARAVTRVGTSGRGPAWWRALLVRADGWSATPGARRGRALVHRWGPVAVTAAYVTVGLQTAVMLAAGLLRMPYLRFTLASLPGAAAWAVIWGTVGLGAVWGAVRLAAASPWALAVVLLAVAVGVVLRWRTRRAAVADPAAPAAQGAALVATEAVRD; translated from the coding sequence ATGACGGACGTGGCGGAGGCGTACGGGCTCGGCGGCCTGCCGATCGCCGGTGTGCTCGCCGCCCTCTTCCTCATCGTGCTCGCGCGGTCCCACGGCACGTACTGGCTGGCCCGCGCCGTCACCCGCGTCGGCACCTCCGGTCGCGGCCCCGCGTGGTGGCGCGCCCTGCTGGTACGGGCCGACGGCTGGTCGGCGACCCCCGGCGCACGCCGCGGGCGCGCGCTCGTGCACCGCTGGGGGCCCGTCGCCGTCACCGCCGCCTACGTGACCGTCGGACTGCAGACCGCCGTGATGCTCGCCGCCGGCCTGCTGCGGATGCCCTACCTGCGGTTCACGCTCGCCTCGCTGCCGGGAGCTGCCGCCTGGGCGGTCATCTGGGGCACCGTCGGGCTCGGCGCCGTGTGGGGAGCGGTCCGGCTCGCAGCCGCCTCGCCGTGGGCGCTCGCGGTGGTCCTGCTCGCGGTCGCGGTCGGCGTGGTGCTGCGCTGGCGCACCCGGCGCGCGGCCGTCGCCGACCCGGCCGCACCCGCGGCGCAGGGCGCCGCACTCGTGGCGACCGAGGCCGTCAGGGACTGA